The Megalops cyprinoides isolate fMegCyp1 chromosome 19, fMegCyp1.pri, whole genome shotgun sequence genome has a window encoding:
- the pgls gene encoding 6-phosphogluconolactonase, producing MPDRRVLVFPSAAELGPALASLVAARAQRACASDRGRFCLGLSGGSLVSLLSKQLPAVPGLDCSRWVVGFCDERVVPFDDPESTYGLYKDQLLSKINIPDSGVLAINPSLPVGECAEDYARKLREAFPGEEIPVFDLLLLGMGPDGHTCSLFPDHPLLEETQKTVAPISDSPKPPPQRVTMTLPVVNAARCVAFVSTGGSKASVLKRVLEGGGGPVLPAGRVSPSRGELLWLLDEPAAASLTLQVERPVPGAQL from the exons ATGCCCGATCGGAGAGTCCTGGTCTTTCCGTCCGCCGCAGAGCTGGGTCCGGCCCTGGCGAGCCTGGTGGCCGCCCGGGCACAGCGGGCCTGCGCCTCTGACAGGGGCCGGTTCTGTCTGGGCTTGTCTGGCGGCAGCCTGGTGTCCCTGCTGAGCAAGCAGCTGCCCGCCGTGCCGGGTCTGGACTGCAGCCGCTGGGTCGTGGGGTTCTGCGATGAGAGGGTGGTTCCGTTCGATGACCCGGAGAGCACATACGGACTGTACAAG GATCAGCTGCTATCCAAGATCAACATCCCTGACAGTGGAGTCCTGGCCATCAACCCCTCCTTACCCGTAGGAGAGTGTGCAGAGGACTACGCACGCAAACTGCgtgag GCCTTCCCTGGTGAGGAGATCCCTGTGTttgacctgctgctgctggggatGGGTCCTGATGGCCACACCTGCTCCCTCTTCCCAGaccaccccctgctggag GAGACCCAGAAGACGGTGGCCCCCATCAGCGACTCCCCCAAGCCTCCCCCTCAGAGGGTCACCATGACACTGCCTGTGGTCAACGCTGCCCGCTGTGTCGCCTTCGTGTCAACAGGGGGCAGTAAAGCCTCTGTACTGAAG CGAGTcctggaggggggaggaggccCGGTTCTGCCCGCAGGGCGGGTCTCCCCCAGCAGAGGAGAGCTGCTCTGGCTGCTGGACGAGCCGGCTGCCGCCTCCCTCACCCTGCAGGTGGAGAGACCAGTCCCTGGCGCACAGCTCTGA